Genomic window (Phragmites australis chromosome 5, lpPhrAust1.1, whole genome shotgun sequence):
TGCAAGCTCCCTTAGTGGCCGACATTCACCAAATGCCTTTACAAGCGTTGTAATATTCTTTTCAGGATATGGTCGAGCCACAGCTAGAATCATAGGCTTCCTAGGATTTGTAAAGAATCGCATTATCTGCCATTAgttgtacatatatgtatagtCAGTGTTTGAAATTAGAAATACAGGATTGACAGgtcaaaataaaatatctacATTAACTACTAAGTAAAAATGCTTCACTAATAACTTAGTGAGATCTTGTGTGTTGTATGCTGAAGAAAACACAGTGACCTGAGACCAAATAGGTGGATCCTCCGAGGCTGGGGATGGATTATCTTCTTCACCATCCATGTCAAAATCATGAATGATATGACCAAATTCAACTCCAGGAGGAATAATCTGCAAAGCCATAAAATAGGAAACAAAAGCAAATCAAAGTCACAATAGACAATTGGTGCAATTACatcttgtgctaattgcctAGACAGAAATATACTTGCCATGATCAAAATTATCTCAAGAGGATAGGAAAGGTATACTCACAACCATTCGGGGCATAAAACGGCCATAACAATTAGCACCGCGTTTGACTCTTGCTCGAAGCTTCCTTGCAAGTATGACCTCAAAACCATCATACAAGTTCCACTGCTCTTCTATCTCTTGCCTAGTGCTTGCAATAACAATTTCAGATGCATCAAGAGATAATTCCTCTGCCTCAATCCGGCACATTATTTTGTATGTCATATTTATTTGTTCCCTTGTTTTTCGCCCTTGTTTGAGAAGCCCTTCCAATTTATCTTTCCCAAGAAAATGTCCTGTGAATGCCATAGGAAGGTTAAGTGCTCCAGAAAGTAGAGCAGCAGCAATTCCTGCACTGGCATAATGCCCATGAATCACAGCAGGCCATACTGGATGCCCACAGCCAATTTCTTCACCTATGGCTTTTGACATCCTCACAATATGGCTGAGTGCACCATCAACAAATTCTTGAATGAAAGGCCATAGATGCTCTTTAGCTAGATACTTATCTTTTGGACCAAATGGTATCCGAATGATGTATGCACCACTATTCTCTCCTCTTTCCTGTCTAGAATTTTTACCGCTTGTTGAAACCAACAATTCTGCAGGTTCACCATAACTACGATCAAAATTTGGTGCTAAGATTTGTCTTGTTAGCAGATCAACACGGTAAACTCCAGGAGATGAACTCAATGCTTTAGCAAGTTCGACCACATATTTGACCTACAAAATTGTTGAAGTAAAATTATGAACTTATCTGACCTTTACTTGGTGGAAAATCTCAGATGACAAAATATAAAGGTGAATATGTTATAGCTTCATAGGGTACGTTTATTTGTAATATTGGAAAGGAGTGTGATCAATCAAATACTAAATTATATGACACAAGATCTAAATGTTcttaagaaaaagaataaaatattagaaattCTCATACAGAAGCACAAGGATCTAATTACAATTAGCCAACCATTGAGTGTTATATATAACCTATTTAAACTCAAAAGATAAGGATTAAGGACTCCTCCTAAACCATAAATAACTACCATTAAGATACATTCTTCCGTAAAATTTCAGTTGTGAAAGAATAGGAGTCTATGTAGTTTCATTGAGAAATAATCTTTAAGTCAAATTTGAGTTGTCAAATTTTGGAAATGTGGGTAGTATACTAGATCATGTTGTGCACTTGCACAGGTCAATAAATGCCGTTATACTTATTACTTTATTAGCTAAGTGTAGCAAGATTACCTGGCCACCAGTATCTGAATCTCGACCAAGCTCCATATTCTCACCACGGACCAGACCATGTAGACTGCGGTACAAAGTGCAGACTGATTAACAAAGGTTGAATGGGATATATGTCACTGACGAGTTTCAAAATTTCACATCTGACATTGTACAAAGGGCTAACTGCCCATATGCCACTGGAATTGTGAGCAATTCATTTGCCTTTCCACTAAAACATGACAGTAGGAAACACAGCTAGATTTAAGCATTTGCCAGAACAAAGACGTCACTGCCCCTTCATACAATGAAAAGAAAACTGAAGAATCATTCTTCCTTGCTCTCTCTGGAAAAAGATTAGGAAGAACCTGTCTTATCCATCAAGAAGGACCCAAACCTCTTACTCTTAGTACATGTGCGCTTATCAAATCaccaaaatatataaaaacattTTACTTTAAAGGAGTATCCTCTATACCTGATCAACACTATGTATAGCTTGTCAATTGAACTTGTCTTAGGTGAGCTCCCTGTGGTGCTGTCACCATACGCAACAGATGGATCACCAGAATCTTCCCCTTTTTCTCCTTCAAACAGATCTTCAGACATATCTGCAGTAGCATCAGCCCGTGATTTCTCGGCTTCTGGCTGGCGTTTCAACATACGACATGCTTCTTCTTTCTCGAACTGCAAATCCGAACATGTATATGAAAAATATAGGACAAAATGAAAGATAAGGAATAGAAACAACTCTAACATTGCCATTGGCCTCTCGTGAAAGCAGAAGCTCTGGACCTTTGCCTttgatataataataataataaacgTATACTAGAACTAACACAATGTTGGGTACTACATAGTTATTGAATGAGTATAAAATGTAAAATCTGAGCTCAACTGGTAAACCAGAAGTAGACTAAGAATACTTTGCAAAAGTGCTTAATTATACGATGGAGGAACTAGCCAAAACGAAATGTGCTGTGTCCTGATGACACAATAATAGCCAGGGAGAGCTTTGGAATCGACAAAAAGGATGCTTGTTGGAATGGGATGCGTCGTGTCAGCATGCCCCATTGGGTCAGTTACTCAACTAGTGGGTAGTGCCTATTCATGAAATTCCATTGTTCCAGCATCTGTCACTATTGCACTAGCTACTTGTCAAGAGAAACCATGAACAAGCTAACACAGTGACTAGAAAAATAGGGGTGGCAGCTGAGATAATAAGACTTAGGAGTTGGCAACCTGTAACGTCAAAGCTGTATCAGAGGCCAATGCCATCTCAAAACAACTCAGGCAAAAGGCGCAACAAACCTGGCCTGCAATCTGCGCATACTACCTGCATTTCCATAGTACCCTTCAACTCAATTTTTTCACAAGCTTACCAAGGATGACCAAACGTCTATTGCTGCAAAAGAATGCCAAGCATACTCCGCAAAATCAATGTAGTGTTCCGCTGATGCATCTCCTCTTAACGTATCTGGTACCCGCCAAACATCACCTAGCAACATCTGTGCGATCTCTAGCTATTCCTAAGCAAAACCACTGGAGGATCTAACTCGCCAGAGCTAATCACCAACCTCTACACGGAATCGTCGCAACAACTCCATCAAACGCCCAATGACATTCAGAACTAGTACGGTCCAAGGAAAGAAGGAATCGGAGAAAGAACTGAGCtcacctccttcttcttcctcgcgaGGTTCCAGATCCTCCACGTCATGTTCTCCAGCCGCGTGTTCCTCTCCTGCGGGCTCCGCATGGCGTTCGCCTGCGGACACGGCACGCCCAGATCGGTCGAAATCACGAGAACAACAACGGCtaggagagaagaaaaaagaaaaggagttgGAAATGCGTTGCCCGCATCGGTCACGGACGTACGCGGAGCCATGTCTTGTAGAGGTCGGTCTCGTCGTAGCCGGTGATGACTTCCTCGACGAAGTAGCGCGCGGGGGAGAAATGGCCGCGCtcgcggaggaggagggaggggcggtCGCCGCCGATGGCCGCTTTTCCCGCATCGAGGATGGCGTCGAGGTAGCTGTTGATCCAGTTGTCGTTGCccaccatcgccgccgccggcgaggagATCCCGGCGAGATCGGGGAATGGAGGAGTGGAGGCGAGgctaagggaggagaaaaggagaggaggaggtgaggaGAAATAGccaagttaaaaaaataaaaagaactttAAAATTGttattgaaaataaaaaggaaaagttggcCATCATAATGGAGTTAGTAGACTCGCAATGCTGTGGTGACATTGTGACataaatatttgtttaattCAGTCGATTGAGCCTAAAATTTTGAGCTTAATCCCCTCTCAGAGAAAATCTGTTTGAAGTGATCAATGGAGTTTTTTACTTTGATTTGGTTCTGGAATGCCTTTATGCTGTATTTGCCATCATTTTCTCTCCAAGTGTCCTATTCAGATAAAGATGTAGGAGAGGATACTATTTTCGGACACACTTCAGTGATCATGTGATTTCATGTCAAATGCATAATTTAATCAAGAATCAAGCTTTGGCTTGCACGGTTAGTGAAAATAGTTGTATCCTATCTATAAGAGATCAAACATTAGGTTTACTACTTATATTTCACTAAATGGAATTTTTTTAGTGGTAGGCTACGATGATTTCGTCTATCTCTAAGTTTCATATCTCGATCTTTAATATGCGTTGTATGAGTACTTATGTGTGACGGTATGAGTGCTTACGTACGTCTACAAGTTATACagataatttaaaaaatatagaatttaATTAAACTTAACACAAAAGAAAAGGCGAAATTGTGcatgaacacggcaacatgcGGCCCAATGGGCTCCTCTCTAGTACGTCAAGGCCATCTTTATAAAAAGGCTTCCATTAGGATTCTAGGAAAATGTTTATTAGAGAGAGGTGCGATGCAAGCACATCCAGGCTGCCACACATAACAACTCCAGCAAATGCGAACGCTAGTCCGGACACATCCAGCGAGCCAGAGAGCCACCGGAGTCAGCCGCCAGCCCCTCTTCTTCAGCAATTTTGCTGGCATTGTGAGGGTACGGAAACCCTTGATTTCAAaatatctatatttcattttcttcGATGTATGCACTACGGTGACGGATCCAGAGGGTAGTCTAGGTAGGCCTGGGACTTCCCTGAGATCTGATTCAAGTTTGATTCAGTATATGATCTAGCATAcggttcattaaaaaaataaaaaaataaagaaaaagcaTAATCGATGCCTACCCAACGCTCTGGCactggatccgccactgatgCACTGtccattttctttcaaaatagctatatttcattttcttcagGGTATGGAAACCCTTGATTTCAAAATATCTGCTTGTCCAttttgtcttttcttttctttttctggcaAGTCCATGACATCATCCGTAGTCTCCGACAAAAAGTATGAAGGTCATCAAAAATCTACTTCCCACTGCAGTATATTTGTCAGCGATTGTGACGTCATTCATAGCCTCTGACGGAAAATATAAAGAGCTCCAGCATGTTCACCAATGGAAGAACTTGGTGATTCAGTGTAATTACACTTTGAGTTATAGGTAAAAGCAGGAGGATCTATCTCAAAAAGATGTGGGAATGTATCGATCATAGCTGCAACTGCTTGTAATTAGCTTTGAAATTAAGGTCCCTTTGTGACATTGATCATCACAAACTTGAcatgtgtttgcttctttggATAAGCCATAAACCTAGATGCGTCCCAGAGCCAAATGGGTGCCGATTCCTAATTTGCTCACGGCAGGATCGTTATCCCTGACAGGAAGCAAATACTGGACTTTACACGTGCATCAGACTGACTTTCAAGAACAGCACCCAACGTTGAGCCTAATGGTTGAAACTAACTGAAGTTTCAAGACATAAGCACactctggatgatgatgctcaaATCGACAGTATGGCCACCAGAACTACTTCTTCGGGAAACTAATTCTAAGTTGGCAGAAGAttatcttttctattttctaatcTCTTTTCGTCTAAAAATACCTCGAAAGAATCAGGCATCTTTTGCTaagaaaacataaatatttaaatttaagtTGAAATAGACTGGACCTAGATAACCAATGCCTGCCACCAATTGAGCTAGTTCATATCTTTCCTGGCCTAATCTTGGCAGCAGTAACCAAAAAACAGTCATGCACACATGAATCTGAtttaagatcatctccaactacattcctttcatttcgttcacttctcgattctctttcacattcttattctctttattttctctcatctacaACAGTTTATCTTTGAGGAGAATCACgaagtaaaagaaaagataatCCCGTTCTGAAAAAAATGACCTTAAAAATCCTTTAGTAACAGAAACCGCGAAAAAAAAACCGttaaaacaataaaaagaaaaaaaattcattcacaACAAAAATGTAAACTAAAAAAAAGCCCTCGCCATCACCTAAAGAACAAACCTACCAATACAACACTACCAAACTGTGGTCCATTCCCTGAGCGAATGTACCTACACTGGCACAGCTACTACGTCTCGTCGCCACCCACAACCATAGGAACTTGTTGTGTCCTGCAACGACCTGAAAGAGATAAGAGCACAAATTGCAGCATGACATATGTGAAGCAGCAGGCATCTATCTATGTCAGAGCCAGGTCACACCTTGGAGTCTGAAAACGATAAGCTCAATTAAGAGAATCACACGTAGGATATGTATGTTGATGCTCATTTTTTGTTCTCCAACTTTTTCCCATACAACTATGATTGCACTTGTGCATTTTTCTACTAGCATGTAGTATGATGTTATTCCTGAATTATTGTGGGCTGAACTTTCTGATCTGAAACTGGTTCATCCCCTCTTATCCATCTCAGATCACATTGTGTGGCAATGGTGTTTTTTCACAAGTCATTTTCCCCCTGCCTCTCAAATATTTTTGTCACACTTTGGAAATTGGCAGAATCAGAACTATCTATTACCATATATATGATTGGAGAACTCATATGCTCAGTGTGTCCTGGTTGATGCAAACAAGATAGGTGTTCTTCAGTGGCGTTCCATGCAAGCTACCTACATATAGTGATGGGATTTgcgtattttaaaaaaactcatctGGTTGGAATATATACTTTTTATGTTGGGATATATTATTGGCAAGGCAAAAGAAAAGCCCAGTCAGTTGTCTATATAGGAGCTAGGATATATATGACAGGcgaaaagaagggaaaacaaaTGAGCTGATTCGTTTCGAAAAAACAAATGGCCTGATTCAGATGTGCAATTATCTGGTTCTTTCAGACTTGCGAAATTAAGGTGAAAGAGTTTGTTGCTAAATCACCTTTTTGGATATCtgtgatatatttttagaaaatagaaacTTGTTCGGATAGTAGGTTTTGTGGATACCAGATTTACtaaaaccgagagagagagatggagtaAATTGTGTTGTGATGGTGGGAGTGATAAACAGGCAAAGAGGGTTTATGCAAAACTATTTTTTCGCTTCACGTGACCCAAACAAGTTGCTCTCAAAACACAAGTTAACAGAATAACCAATGACTAAAACtggttttctaaaaaaatcctcTGAAAACGTGTTTAGCTAAACCGATTCATATTTCAGGAGATCTAAACAACTATTTTCTCTACATGATAAAACCCACTTAGGGCAAGAGCAACGCAGGCCACCATGAACGGTGGTCGCATGAAAAAAGTTGTATTCCAAGTAGATGTGGTGTGGATGATTGAAGCTACTATGAATGTaattggttgctcgtatgaGTCTGGTTCGTATAGATCGTATATACAGGTTAAAGGGAAATAGATTGAATGAAGTAATATTTGTtaaaagaagagtgtttagtTTGTTACATCTGTCTGGATAGACTGAGCTGAGTTTTTATTTGGATAACTAAATCTGAGGTCTCATAAACGGAtataagagttgagattgtgattgattgattacataaagataattttatgacaCTAACAAGTGAATTCGTCTGTATAAatgaatatatatttatatctaccAAATAAATAGTATACGTGAATAATCAAATACATTTTTCTTTAGATTGCTTCCATACGGGTAACTATTTATAATCTATTTCACCCTATGCAAGCCACGCTCCATTTTTACTCCCTGTGTCCACCAATCTTTCTCCATCCCGCACACGGCACACATTGCTTCCCCGacctcctcccttctccctccctcGCGTGGTGCCCTCTCCCCCGAAGCGCCTCTCACCATCTAACTGCCGCCACCCTATGGTCGCCGCTCCCTGACCAAAATTTGGTTGATTTCAAGCAGATCAGATGGGATTCAAACTCGTGAGTCAGTTGTCCATGGCCATTGgatcccctttctctctctacctaaCCGATCTTCTTTCTCCCCAGTACTGTTGTCCATGGCCATGGCGCCGCCTTCCTTCCCCCTTCACAAGTCGACCATTGCCACCCACGATTCACTGTCGTCGTCTCTCCTCTCTGGCCCCTCCGTCCATAGTGGTAGCCCGAGCGCCGCTGCTCTGGATTTGGTGGACATAGCCCGGACCTCACCGGCAGGTCCGCTCGGAGGGTGAGACCATGTCCCCTACGTCGCTCCCTATTTCAGGCAACCAGCTGGTGCGATTTGGCGAGGACATGCAGCAGATGAGAATCTCACTCCATGGACCACCTCCTTTCTCGACAAAACCATCGCACCCTTTACAGGTCACCGACACCTTTGCAAGCTACcatctctccctttctctctcctccggCACGACATCCAACCCTAGCTGTCTCTGCGGGGTTAACATCCATTTGTAGCGTTGAACGTGGACTTAGGGCAATAATGCTATTTTAAGAAAAGAGAGGTTAAATACCcatataaaattataatttataatACAAATGAAGATTATATATGCTTAaatatagttaattattttattagcaCTAATATGAACAGtgtatttaaataaatatcttATTCTACATCTAATCGTTACAGGTTCTTCTAAACTCTTAGTCTCAATTGGATTTCCTTTTTTTCATCTACGTAATTTGTTTATGCCCGCCATTAGTCTTATTGTTAGAGATTCATGCGTGACCATAATGGTGTGAAATAGGTGATCGGCGGTTTGAGATCCTCTGTAATGAAGTGGTAACTGCAGAGGATAAACGAGCGTACCGTATATCGAGCACTATTGAAATAGTAACTATGAATGATTAATGTAGACTACTATAGCGGTAGACTCATTTCACTGTTAAAATAGTAATTCTCTACATTAATCTCTTGTTAATATAGACGATTCAGATCCATGATTGGATGGTACAATAACAGTATGTTTAGTTCCCGAAGCACATAATCCTAGATAAAATTATTCCATTTCTTGCATTTACAATTGAAAGTTGAGGTGATGATAGATAAACACATTCCAATCCAGGTGATGATAGATAAACACATTTCAATCCTCAAACCAAACGTAAAAATAAGAAATGAAATCCCCGTTCCTATAACTAAACATGGTACATACTCGCTTAGGCCATCTCTAGCACGAGAAGTTATTTGTAGTACTGAATGCAAAATCGATAATGCATCTATTTGTTTTATTTATCTTCAACCTTGAGTTATGTTGCTTTGTCTGTCTTCAACCTTGAGCACTCAGCGTTTCTCTTGACACGCTTGgcgtctgtcggagggtgaactcctgtcgcagggatctcgagagacccccttttagagattcggccggggggatgatcctgaacgagcttgttttaGGGAAATAAGcaggaaacggaaataaatgcagtggctggtgggagatgatcgtcctagtgcgagaaagatgggtgcaccgggatttagacaggttcgggccgcacgggggcgtaacaccctactcctgtgtgagtgttatatctgtccttgaagggaattcttcaaggatgtatctggttacaagagagagccacttactgagagcttgaggctctcgtgttctaacttggcttgagctggttcgagcgtctgcgtcctcttcttcacacaccttttacgtgttctccatcctttccttttataggcgcgccgacctcgacatatcctgaatgggaaagaggggatgcgagtgccaaggtgccacggagaaaggcgtcatcattccgttttggcgaagtgacaggggcggtggaaaaatgcggcgcgcatctgaccacccgccactgtggatgccctcgggcgccattaagggggcccaccgggcagcctcagaggtgcccggtgcgcccatcctgtcttgttcttctgccagggcagggtggcaggcggagcgcttcgattctggcaacgttatcccgaggcactcggatgaaacgggacgggacccgtgcatttaatggacccacgcccccctgctagtgcatggtagggtctgacactggggcgtgggcagctgagaatgtcaggatgtcaggccgcgcgtgcatattaaatgcggcattgggcccttgactggctgacaccccgacgatgggacccttcgagtcgtcggacgatcttgcgcgaaccttcggggaaccgagtcctcgggggctgccacgtgcagccccgaggactccctcccgagcacttaggcgagaccttcggggaaccgagtcctcgggggctgccacgtgcagccccgagcactctctcccgagcacttgggcgaGACCTTCAGGGAAaggagtcctcgggggctgccacgtgcagccccgagcactctctcccgagcacttgggtgagaccctcggggaaccgagtcctcgggggctgccacgtgcagccccgagcactctctcccgagcacttgggtgagaccctcggggaaccgagtcctcgggggctgccacgtgcagccccgagcactctctcccgagcacttgggtgagaccttcggggaaccgagtcctcgggggctgccacgtgcagccccgagcactctctcccgagcacttgggtgagaccttcggggaacggagtcctcgggggctgccacgtgcagccccgagcactctctcccgagcacttgggtgagaccttcggggaaccgagtcctcgggggctgccacgtgcagccccgagcactctctcccgagcacttccttcccgatatttgggctctgcggatcatcggggaactggggtgctcggggaccagaggcggcggccctgagca
Coding sequences:
- the LOC133918504 gene encoding probable sucrose-phosphate synthase 2, producing MVGNDNWINSYLDAILDAGKAAIGGDRPSLLLRERGHFSPARYFVEEVITGYDETDLYKTWLRANAMRSPQERNTRLENMTWRIWNLARKKKEFEKEEACRMLKRQPEAEKSRADATADMSEDLFEGEKGEDSGDPSVAYGDSTTGSSPKTSSIDKLYIVLISLHGLVRGENMELGRDSDTGGQVKYVVELAKALSSSPGVYRVDLLTRQILAPNFDRSYGEPAELLVSTSGKNSRQERGENSGAYIIRIPFGPKDKYLAKEHLWPFIQEFVDGALSHIVRMSKAIGEEIGCGHPVWPAVIHGHYASAGIAAALLSGALNLPMAFTGHFLGKDKLEGLLKQGRKTREQINMTYKIMCRIEAEELSLDASEIVIASTRQEIEEQWNLYDGFEVILARKLRARVKRGANCYGRFMPRMVIIPPGVEFGHIIHDFDMDGEEDNPSPASEDPPIWSQIMRFFTNPRKPMILAVARPYPEKNITTLVKAFGECRPLRELANLTLIMGNREAISKMHNMSAAVLTSVLTLIDEYDLYGQVAYPKHHKHSEVPDIYRLAARTKGAFVNVAYFEQFGVTLIEAAMNGLPIIATKNGAPVEIHQVLNNGLLVDPHDQNAIADALYKLLSDKQIWSRCRENGLKNIHQFSWPEHCKNYLSRILTLGLRSPAIGNREERRNTPISGRKHIIVISVDSVSKEDLVRIIRNAIEVIRTEKMSDSTGFVLSTSLTISEIHSLLLSAGMIPTDFDAFICNSGSNIYYPSYSGEMPSNSKVTFVLDQNHQSHIEYRWGGEGLRKYLVKWATSVVERKGRIERQIIFEDPEHSSTYCLTFKVVNPNHLPPLKELRKLMRIQSLRCNALYNHSATRLSVVPIHASRSQALRYLCIRWGVELPNVVVLVGESGDSDYEEPLGGLHRTVILKGEFNIPANRIHTVRRYPLQDVVALDSSNIIGVEGYTTDDMKFALQQMGILTR